Proteins encoded by one window of Teretinema zuelzerae:
- a CDS encoding metal ABC transporter permease yields the protein MIAAFFSALTDPANSFLRNALLAGLLSSVLFGVLGSIVTVKRIAGLAGAISHAVLGGIGMALYLSASGLVPGMRPMTGAIIFAVLAAFIIGLVTLRSKQREDTVINAIWAVGMSVGVLFMAKTPGYIDPNSYLFGNILLVSSGDLWLLGILDVLVILAVVFFYPQLEASSFDEEFARVRGIRTDAVFLALLSVTAVAVVLLQTFVGLVMVIAMLTLPAGTAGAFARNLAGMMFFGTLFSIIFTVSGLALSWSLDAPSGALVVVIAGTVFLLQAAIQLIVKRARKKDARK from the coding sequence ATGATTGCCGCATTTTTTTCCGCGTTGACCGATCCCGCGAACAGTTTCTTGAGAAACGCCCTGCTCGCCGGTTTGCTCTCGTCCGTTTTGTTCGGCGTTCTCGGCTCTATCGTGACCGTCAAGCGCATCGCCGGGCTTGCCGGCGCCATCTCCCACGCCGTTCTCGGCGGAATCGGAATGGCCTTGTATCTTTCCGCCTCGGGCCTTGTCCCCGGGATGCGTCCCATGACCGGCGCGATCATTTTCGCGGTGCTCGCCGCCTTCATCATCGGGTTGGTGACGCTGCGCTCGAAACAGCGCGAAGACACCGTGATTAACGCGATCTGGGCAGTGGGCATGAGCGTCGGCGTTTTGTTCATGGCCAAGACCCCGGGCTACATCGATCCGAACAGTTATCTCTTCGGAAACATACTCCTTGTTTCAAGCGGCGATTTGTGGCTATTGGGAATACTCGACGTCCTCGTCATTCTTGCGGTCGTCTTCTTTTATCCCCAGCTCGAGGCTTCTTCCTTCGACGAGGAATTCGCCCGGGTGAGGGGGATCAGGACCGACGCAGTGTTTCTCGCGCTGCTGTCCGTGACCGCCGTCGCGGTGGTGCTTCTGCAAACCTTCGTCGGCCTTGTAATGGTCATCGCCATGCTGACTCTTCCAGCCGGAACCGCCGGAGCGTTCGCCCGCAACCTCGCCGGCATGATGTTCTTCGGAACGCTTTTTTCTATTATATTCACCGTATCGGGCCTCGCCCTCAGCTGGTCGCTCGACGCGCCCTCCGGGGCTCTGGTAGTCGTCATCGCCGGTACGGTCTTCCTTCTGCAGGCCGCGATCCAGCTCATCGTTAAACGCGCGCGAAAAAAGGATGCGCGCAAATGA
- a CDS encoding Fur family transcriptional regulator produces MTRSRSAVLLVLQSAPAPLTAAEVGKITGASMDPATVYRTLHYLEEHGYAASFVLHCEAHGTERYWTALVSESGEALPHHHWFHCEQCHCFLDMGNCRLEPLLTGLEREYEVVVTGHTLHLSGLCPGCKAARSC; encoded by the coding sequence ATGACGCGCTCGCGTTCCGCCGTGCTCCTCGTTCTCCAGTCGGCGCCTGCGCCCTTGACCGCAGCGGAAGTGGGAAAAATCACCGGCGCGTCGATGGATCCGGCAACCGTGTATCGGACGCTCCATTACCTTGAGGAACACGGCTATGCCGCTTCCTTTGTTCTGCACTGCGAAGCCCACGGCACCGAGCGCTACTGGACGGCCCTCGTCTCGGAGTCCGGAGAGGCGCTTCCCCATCATCACTGGTTTCATTGCGAACAGTGCCACTGCTTTCTCGATATGGGAAACTGCCGCCTGGAACCTCTTTTAACCGGACTCGAACGGGAATATGAAGTCGTGGTGACGGGACATACTTTGCATCTTTCCGGTTTATGCCCCGGTTGCAAGGCGGCGCGGTCTTGCTGA
- a CDS encoding phosphodiester glycosidase family protein, which yields MPRLQGGAVLLILPLFFVFFCVSCATQPAVPPDILLLPPASFEPAWEEIAPGVALSSHRVEVEGLPLALYCLRADLSEPGVSLLATPPRSPDAEGAAALLERTSVFAERLSLAAAVNATPFYSESYRSGVPATPSGLWAAGGTILSPARSKYAALVIPQDGFAHILSPAEASVWVPSPGDDAAGGFSLLLRLGFPVPEHYASGYDRGRSARTAAATSAGGRYFYAFVADGKNAAFSVGLTFHETALWLLAFGAEDALMLDGGGSSALAVRRDRSGVSLVNSPVQFHFSGIERPVAVHIGIRSR from the coding sequence ATGCCCCGGTTGCAAGGCGGCGCGGTCTTGCTGATCCTTCCGCTTTTTTTTGTCTTTTTCTGTGTTTCCTGCGCCACCCAACCGGCAGTTCCGCCCGATATCCTTCTCCTTCCCCCGGCTTCTTTTGAACCGGCCTGGGAAGAGATCGCTCCCGGAGTGGCGCTTTCCTCGCATCGCGTGGAAGTGGAGGGCCTGCCGCTCGCCCTGTATTGCCTGCGAGCGGATCTCTCCGAGCCCGGGGTCTCTCTCCTTGCGACTCCGCCTCGCTCGCCCGATGCGGAAGGCGCGGCCGCGCTTCTGGAAAGAACATCAGTCTTTGCCGAGCGGCTCTCTCTCGCCGCGGCCGTGAACGCGACTCCTTTTTATTCGGAGTCCTATCGATCGGGCGTTCCCGCAACTCCTTCCGGCTTGTGGGCGGCCGGCGGAACCATTCTTTCGCCGGCGCGATCCAAATACGCGGCCCTCGTTATTCCACAAGACGGCTTCGCGCACATCCTTTCCCCCGCCGAGGCTTCCGTCTGGGTTCCTTCTCCCGGCGACGACGCGGCGGGAGGTTTTTCGCTTCTGCTCCGGCTCGGCTTTCCCGTTCCCGAACACTACGCTTCCGGCTACGACCGCGGACGTTCCGCGCGAACCGCCGCGGCGACCTCGGCCGGCGGCAGGTATTTCTACGCGTTCGTCGCAGACGGAAAAAACGCGGCCTTTTCTGTCGGGCTTACCTTCCATGAAACAGCGCTCTGGCTTCTCGCCTTCGGCGCCGAGGACGCGCTCATGCTCGACGGCGGCGGGTCGTCCGCTCTGGCCGTCCGCAGGGATCGCTCCGGCGTCAGCCTCGTCAATTCTCCCG
- a CDS encoding metal ABC transporter ATP-binding protein: MSAAGDTSPVRQGPVAVRFSDVDFSYGPVPVLSSVSFHVHESEFVALVGPNGAGKTTVLKLLLGLERPRSGTIELFGRPQRAGLPLIGYVPQHASYDPAFPVQVREVVRMGRIRPFGFRRSREDELCVQEALERVEIADLADRSYSALSGGQRRRVLVARALASRPKMLILDEPTANMDSESEERLFATLGALKGNTTVLIVTHDSGFVSSLTDVVLCVGDRSSAEKGRTVVRHRTEPVAGLPPELYGGKAVRVRHDENLPDSWCCKGDHS; this comes from the coding sequence GTGAGCGCCGCCGGGGACACATCCCCGGTTCGCCAGGGTCCGGTGGCGGTCCGGTTTTCCGATGTGGATTTTTCCTACGGGCCCGTTCCCGTGCTCAGCTCGGTATCCTTCCATGTGCATGAAAGCGAATTCGTCGCCCTTGTAGGCCCGAACGGCGCGGGAAAAACCACGGTGCTCAAGCTCCTCCTCGGGCTTGAACGCCCCCGGTCGGGAACCATCGAATTGTTCGGCAGGCCTCAGCGAGCCGGACTTCCCCTCATCGGATACGTTCCCCAGCACGCGAGCTACGATCCTGCCTTTCCGGTGCAGGTCCGGGAGGTCGTGCGCATGGGAAGGATTCGTCCCTTCGGCTTCAGGAGAAGCCGTGAAGACGAGCTCTGCGTTCAGGAAGCGCTCGAACGGGTCGAGATCGCCGATCTGGCGGACCGCTCGTATTCGGCCCTTTCAGGGGGCCAGCGCCGGCGCGTTCTTGTCGCGCGCGCGCTTGCCTCCCGGCCGAAAATGCTGATCCTCGACGAGCCTACCGCGAATATGGATTCCGAAAGCGAGGAGCGCCTCTTCGCGACCCTCGGCGCTCTCAAGGGAAACACCACCGTGCTGATCGTCACCCACGACAGCGGCTTTGTTTCGTCCCTGACAGACGTCGTCCTCTGCGTAGGCGACAGGAGTTCCGCCGAAAAAGGCCGCACGGTTGTCCGCCACAGAACGGAACCGGTCGCGGGCCTTCCTCCGGAATTGTACGGCGGGAAGGCCGTGCGCGTCCGCCACGACGAAAACCTTCCCGATTCCTGGTGCTGCAAGGGGGATCATTCATGA